In a genomic window of Nodularia sp. LEGE 06071:
- a CDS encoding filamentous hemagglutinin N-terminal domain-containing protein, with protein sequence MMRAALAQVISDDTNNTIVNHNGNNFTIINGIEKGNNLFHSFSNFSVPTGGSAIFNLTNTPNITTIFSRVTGENISHIDGLIQTLNSNNPVDLFLMNPNGIMFGRDAKLDIGGSFVGTTANSIKFADGTEFSAVNGNDSPLLTMSVPVGLQLGNSTSQIQVQGYGNDSIVPSSNLGIVASPGKTIALVGGDITFTGGVITGLAGRIEVGAVGSGTVNLTPTPAGWQLGYAQVENFRDIKFTQSSSLWNPDPLGNPFGGIQVVGRDITLDQSQIAAATVGTGQGGNITVNAERSLFLGGVNPSAQAPSAWIVNQVTPGATGNGGAVKIQAGDLTLQDGAAIETLSLGAGAAGKVEVVADTIAASGVVALQTPFFFSTNVNSRIASQVYRAGNGGDVSVVARKLILEDGASVRTTVFPGATGQGGNVSLDVADEIDALRLNSIGSQPSGINALTFGIGNGGNIRVSSGKLNLIDGGTISTITSRLAGVPGTGIGNAGDITLVVGESSNLVGVSPISSSQNSFIGSLSTGFGNTGNVLITTPILSIQDGATLGVLTVPVIGGLGDPNQFTNLGSNGSVTLNVSDRFIISGINPINGSSSVLNSINYSSAKPGEVTITTNQLLVLDGGIISNSTVGTGDAGTLRIQANDILIDGENNFAAIVANASLVDAITRNLFKLPDSPTGNTGVIHINTQQLTLRNRGFITVTHQGIGDAGELNIQANRVSLNAGAIAATTASGKGGNINLVSTNTFFSRNGSQINVEAGRNGDGGNININAPVIVGLENSDIIANALNGDGGNIQISTQGLFGLKFRDQLTPESDITASSQFGVKGTVNINNFGIDPNSGLVELPDNINDSSQQIATGCTDNQGSSFVATGRGGVPQNPNQQVWSDRTWSDIRDLSTYRQNSSVTAQIPSGSEVLKQATSWRMNPEGKIELVANKASTQTQLPLTCAATPKG encoded by the coding sequence ATGATGCGAGCCGCGCTCGCTCAAGTAATATCAGATGATACTAACAACACTATTGTCAACCATAATGGTAATAATTTCACAATTATTAATGGTATCGAAAAAGGTAATAACTTATTTCATAGCTTTAGTAATTTCTCTGTACCCACAGGTGGGTCAGCGATTTTTAATTTAACAAATACGCCCAATATTACTACTATCTTTAGTCGGGTGACGGGTGAAAATATTTCCCATATTGATGGATTAATTCAAACCCTCAACAGTAATAATCCGGTGGATTTGTTTTTGATGAATCCCAACGGCATCATGTTTGGTAGAGATGCCAAATTAGATATTGGTGGTTCCTTTGTGGGGACGACAGCAAATAGTATTAAGTTTGCTGATGGAACAGAATTTAGTGCAGTCAATGGGAATGATTCACCATTATTGACGATGAGCGTACCCGTTGGTTTGCAATTGGGTAATTCTACAAGTCAAATTCAGGTGCAGGGGTATGGCAATGATAGCATTGTGCCTAGTAGCAACTTGGGAATAGTTGCCAGTCCCGGAAAAACTATCGCCTTAGTGGGAGGAGATATTACATTTACGGGTGGTGTGATTACTGGTTTGGCGGGTCGAATTGAAGTCGGTGCAGTGGGTAGTGGGACTGTGAATTTGACACCAACACCCGCAGGATGGCAATTAGGTTATGCACAAGTTGAAAATTTTCGAGATATCAAATTTACGCAGAGTTCTTCTCTGTGGAATCCCGATCCTCTAGGCAATCCTTTTGGTGGAATTCAGGTCGTAGGGCGAGATATTACCTTAGATCAATCCCAAATTGCCGCCGCCACAGTAGGAACTGGGCAGGGTGGTAATATTACTGTGAATGCAGAGCGATCGCTCTTTTTGGGTGGTGTAAATCCTTCGGCTCAAGCTCCCAGTGCCTGGATTGTCAATCAGGTGACTCCTGGCGCAACTGGAAACGGGGGAGCAGTAAAAATTCAAGCTGGTGATTTGACTTTACAAGATGGTGCAGCCATTGAAACCCTCAGTTTAGGTGCAGGAGCCGCAGGTAAGGTGGAAGTGGTAGCAGATACCATTGCGGCTAGTGGTGTCGTTGCTCTGCAAACTCCTTTCTTCTTCTCTACTAATGTTAATAGCCGGATCGCCAGTCAAGTCTATAGAGCGGGAAATGGGGGAGATGTTTCCGTGGTAGCGCGAAAACTCATCCTGGAAGATGGTGCTTCAGTCAGAACAACCGTATTTCCTGGAGCCACTGGACAAGGTGGAAATGTTTCGCTTGATGTTGCAGATGAGATTGATGCCTTAAGATTGAATTCCATTGGCTCTCAGCCCAGTGGTATTAATGCTCTCACATTTGGGATTGGTAATGGTGGAAATATCAGGGTTTCTTCAGGTAAATTAAATCTCATTGATGGGGGAACAATTAGCACAATTACTTCTCGCTTGGCAGGTGTCCCTGGTACGGGAATTGGCAACGCTGGCGATATTACGTTAGTTGTGGGGGAATCTAGCAATTTAGTCGGAGTATCACCCATTTCTTCCTCTCAAAACAGCTTTATTGGCAGTCTCAGCACTGGCTTTGGTAATACTGGCAATGTGTTAATAACGACACCCATATTATCTATCCAAGATGGTGCTACCTTGGGAGTGCTTACTGTACCAGTGATTGGTGGACTTGGAGACCCCAACCAGTTCACTAATCTGGGAAGCAATGGCTCTGTTACTTTAAATGTAAGCGATCGCTTCATCATTAGCGGTATCAATCCTATAAATGGCAGCAGTAGTGTTTTAAATAGCATCAACTATAGCAGTGCCAAACCTGGAGAGGTCACAATCACAACCAATCAATTGCTCGTTCTTGATGGTGGGATCATCAGTAACTCGACTGTGGGAACTGGTGATGCTGGGACTTTAAGAATCCAAGCCAATGACATTCTGATAGATGGTGAAAATAATTTTGCAGCGATCGTTGCTAATGCCTCTCTTGTGGATGCAATCACTCGTAATTTGTTTAAGCTTCCAGACTCTCCCACAGGTAACACAGGTGTTATCCACATAAATACTCAGCAATTAACCCTCCGTAATCGAGGTTTTATTACCGTCACTCATCAAGGTATAGGTGATGCAGGTGAATTAAACATCCAAGCCAATCGAGTTTCTTTAAATGCTGGGGCAATTGCTGCAACTACGGCATCTGGAAAAGGCGGTAACATCAATCTAGTATCAACAAATACATTTTTTAGTCGTAATGGCAGTCAAATTAATGTCGAAGCAGGTCGTAATGGTGATGGTGGCAACATTAACATCAATGCTCCGGTGATTGTTGGGTTAGAAAACAGCGATATTATTGCCAACGCTTTGAATGGTGATGGTGGCAATATTCAAATTAGTACTCAGGGTTTATTTGGACTAAAATTCCGCGACCAACTCACCCCAGAAAGTGATATCACTGCTAGTTCTCAATTTGGTGTCAAAGGTACGGTAAATATTAATAATTTTGGTATTGACCCCAATTCAGGTTTAGTAGAATTACCAGACAATATTAACGACTCATCCCAGCAAATTGCTACAGGTTGTACTGATAATCAAGGCAGTAGTTTTGTCGCCACTGGTAGAGGTGGAGTACCGCAAAATCCCAATCAACAAGTTTGGAGCGATCGCACTTGGTCTGATATTCGTGATCTCTCTACATATCGGCAAAATAGCTCCGTGACCGCACAAATACCTTCAGGGTCAGAAGTGCTGAAGCAAGCTACATCTTGGCGCATGAATCCGGAAGGAAAAATTGAGTTAGTTGCAAATAAAGCTTCTACTCAGACACAACTACCCTTGACCTGTGCAGCAACGCCCAAAGGTTAG
- a CDS encoding Uma2 family endonuclease has protein sequence MVQTPTKSLTLEEFLQQPETKPASEFIDGQIIQKPMPQGKHSTLQVDLGADINLTLKPQHIARAYSELRCTFGGRSIVPDIAVFRWERIPRDDNGKVSNTFAIAPDWTIEILSPDQSQTKVVRNILHCLNHGTQMGWLIDPEEEVVFAYFANRTLAVFELASDRLPVPPFAESFNLTVGKLFSWLTE, from the coding sequence ATGGTTCAAACCCCCACAAAATCCTTAACCCTAGAAGAATTTCTCCAACAACCGGAAACCAAACCGGCTAGCGAATTTATAGATGGTCAGATTATTCAAAAACCTATGCCCCAAGGAAAACATAGCACGCTTCAAGTGGATCTTGGTGCTGATATCAATCTAACGCTGAAACCCCAGCATATCGCCCGTGCTTATTCAGAATTACGCTGTACCTTTGGGGGTAGATCCATTGTTCCTGATATCGCAGTTTTTAGATGGGAACGCATCCCCCGCGACGATAATGGTAAAGTCTCCAACACCTTTGCAATCGCACCAGACTGGACAATTGAAATCCTTTCCCCAGACCAGAGTCAAACCAAAGTCGTCCGTAATATTCTTCACTGTCTCAATCACGGGACTCAGATGGGCTGGTTGATTGATCCAGAAGAAGAAGTGGTATTTGCCTATTTTGCTAATCGCACCCTTGCAGTGTTTGAATTAGCAAGCGATCGCTTACCTGTTCCACCCTTTGCAGAATCATTCAACCTGACTGTGGGTAAACTTTTTAGTTGGTTAACAGAATAG
- a CDS encoding YihY/virulence factor BrkB family protein, producing the protein MIRFIRDTILPSKATQLLLQTGQKWNQDNCSGMAAALSYHALFSLFPILLVILSIIGSLIEPNTEAFQNMTAVIERYLPPEVHDLVKGTIISLNQSSAGAGIVGFGLLLFTASTVFSVLSSSVNRIWRSPNPAHTSIRKTVLSFVVEKIWAFLLVLGTGLLLLSSLISNIVIKTILGLVANFRQTFSFIQVDELQLAKGLQGGSSFLILAVTACILFKILPSVYVRWVDVWLGAVITALLLAGLQQLVSNSVITIGSHFLSYGVIGSVMILLTWIYLACCIFLFGCEFSYVYAHLFGSRSAVKQLNTQNY; encoded by the coding sequence ATGATTCGATTTATTCGAGATACAATTCTGCCTTCAAAGGCGACTCAACTCCTGCTCCAGACAGGGCAGAAGTGGAACCAAGACAATTGTTCTGGGATGGCGGCGGCTCTATCCTACCATGCCCTTTTTTCACTGTTTCCCATACTATTAGTCATTTTGAGCATTATTGGTTCGCTGATTGAACCTAATACTGAAGCGTTCCAAAACATGACAGCAGTGATAGAGCGATATCTGCCTCCAGAAGTTCACGATCTGGTGAAAGGAACTATCATATCCCTCAATCAAAGTAGTGCTGGAGCCGGAATTGTGGGATTTGGCTTGCTCTTATTTACCGCCAGTACAGTTTTTTCGGTTCTGAGTAGTTCAGTCAATAGAATTTGGCGATCGCCTAATCCAGCTCACACATCAATTAGAAAAACGGTGCTTTCCTTTGTTGTGGAAAAAATCTGGGCTTTTCTGTTAGTCCTTGGCACAGGTTTATTGCTGCTGAGTTCATTAATCTCAAATATTGTGATCAAAACTATCCTAGGGCTAGTGGCAAACTTTCGTCAGACCTTCTCTTTCATCCAAGTTGACGAACTACAATTAGCCAAAGGTCTTCAGGGAGGCTCATCTTTTTTAATTCTGGCTGTAACTGCCTGCATTTTGTTCAAGATTTTGCCGTCTGTTTATGTCCGTTGGGTTGATGTCTGGTTAGGTGCTGTAATTACCGCCTTGCTGCTGGCAGGATTGCAACAATTAGTTAGTAACAGTGTGATTACCATCGGCAGCCATTTCCTTTCCTATGGCGTGATTGGTAGCGTCATGATTCTGTTAACTTGGATTTATTTAGCGTGCTGCATTTTCCTCTTTGGCTGTGAGTTTTCCTACGTTTATGCTCATCTTTTTGGTAGTCGTAGCGCCGTGAAACAATTAAATACCCAAAATTATTAA
- a CDS encoding cation:proton antiporter translates to MINIYILELLIIGLLLLVVTLGSGWIKRLPLSFALIYLLMGIFLGSEGIGIIQLRENNVFNAKILERLTEFVVIVSVFSCGLKIIHPRRWKIWNITARLIGLLMPISIFALAIVGRFILGMNWGEAILLGAILAPTDPVLASEVQLTDIKDRDELRFGLTSEGGLNDALAFPFVYFGIYAIKDNNWNNWLKDWLIVDVIWAITSGIVMGFLVAKLIVWFDQKIQKNRSADVIMEDFIAISAILITYSLTEIINGYGFLAVFVAGLITQDSYRNPHKPMGQLEFIERLEKLLEIGIILLLGTILLWQPMVHYAFSSFIVIILLFLVIRPVGAWISTIGQRPLNSPRRNFHPATRWLFGWFGIRGVGSLYYLAYAFSHGLKGEVGEQISWIVYTTVVVSVILHGISATPLMNWYEHQVATKKSLARTTMSD, encoded by the coding sequence ATGATCAACATTTACATTCTTGAACTACTGATTATTGGTCTACTGTTACTAGTAGTTACACTAGGGTCAGGTTGGATTAAGCGCTTACCACTTTCTTTTGCACTAATATATCTATTAATGGGTATATTTTTAGGTTCTGAAGGCATAGGAATTATCCAACTAAGAGAAAATAATGTATTTAATGCCAAAATACTCGAAAGACTCACAGAATTTGTCGTGATTGTTTCTGTATTTAGCTGTGGGTTAAAAATTATCCATCCTCGACGCTGGAAAATATGGAATATTACAGCACGGTTGATTGGGTTATTAATGCCGATTTCTATCTTTGCCTTGGCAATAGTCGGGAGGTTCATTTTAGGAATGAATTGGGGAGAAGCAATCTTATTAGGAGCAATTCTTGCACCCACTGACCCAGTATTAGCTTCAGAAGTACAACTAACAGATATTAAGGATAGAGATGAGTTACGCTTTGGTTTAACCTCTGAAGGAGGGTTAAATGATGCTTTAGCTTTTCCTTTTGTTTATTTTGGCATTTATGCCATAAAAGATAATAATTGGAACAACTGGTTAAAGGATTGGTTAATAGTTGATGTGATTTGGGCGATTACATCTGGTATTGTGATGGGTTTTTTGGTAGCTAAACTAATCGTTTGGTTTGATCAAAAGATTCAAAAAAATCGTTCTGCTGATGTTATCATGGAAGATTTTATTGCTATTAGTGCGATTCTAATTACCTATTCTTTAACAGAAATTATCAATGGCTATGGATTTTTGGCAGTATTTGTGGCTGGTTTGATCACCCAAGACAGTTACAGAAATCCTCACAAGCCAATGGGACAATTAGAATTTATTGAACGACTAGAAAAATTATTGGAGATCGGGATAATTTTATTATTGGGAACAATATTATTATGGCAACCAATGGTTCATTATGCCTTTTCTTCTTTCATAGTCATCATTTTATTATTTTTAGTAATTCGACCTGTAGGAGCTTGGATCAGTACAATTGGTCAACGTCCCTTAAACTCCCCACGTCGTAATTTTCATCCTGCAACCCGTTGGTTATTTGGCTGGTTTGGTATTCGTGGCGTAGGCTCTTTATATTATCTTGCCTATGCGTTTAGTCATGGCTTAAAAGGAGAGGTTGGTGAACAGATATCTTGGATAGTATACACTACTGTTGTCGTTTCTGTAATTTTACATGGCATTTCTGCTACACCCTTAATGAACTGGTATGAACATCAGGTGGCGACAAAAAAATCTCTTGCTCGCACTACTATGAGCGATTAG
- a CDS encoding YifB family Mg chelatase-like AAA ATPase — protein MLARVWSASIVGIDAVKVGVEVDISGGLPGIVVLGLPDSAVQESKERVKATLKNAGFAFPMRKIVINLTPADLRKEGPCFDLPISVGILAASEQVSADLLGDYLFLGEVSLDGSLRPVAGVLPIAATAEKMGIAGLVVPVDNAQEASVVEGLAVYGCKNIAEVVDLLNNPGRYKPVQPDNSQPLPKTAYPGADLKDVKGQAHARRALEIAAAGGHNLIFVGPPGSGKTMLARRLPGILPPLEFAESLEVTRIHSVAGLLKNRGSLVRDRPFRSPHHSASGPSLVGGGSFPRPGEISLSHFGILFLDELTEFKRDVLEFLRQPLEDGYVTISRTRQSVMFPAQFTLVASTNPCPCGYYGDTIQQCTCSPRQRENYWAKLSGPLMDRIDLQVAVNRLKPEEITQQPTGEASTSVLERVTKARDRAVKRFQGEPNLRCNAQMQSHHLQKWCKLDDTSRNLLEAAIRKLGLSARASDRILKVGRTIADLAGEDELKANHIAEAIQYRTIDRMQ, from the coding sequence ATGCTTGCTAGAGTTTGGAGTGCATCTATTGTAGGCATCGATGCCGTGAAGGTCGGTGTTGAAGTCGATATTTCAGGGGGTTTACCAGGAATTGTGGTGTTGGGTCTTCCTGATTCGGCGGTGCAAGAATCTAAGGAGAGGGTAAAAGCGACGCTGAAAAATGCTGGTTTTGCTTTCCCTATGCGGAAAATTGTGATTAACTTGACTCCGGCTGATTTACGCAAGGAAGGGCCATGTTTCGATTTACCGATTAGTGTGGGGATTTTGGCGGCTTCTGAACAAGTGAGCGCTGATTTGTTGGGAGATTACCTTTTCTTGGGGGAGGTTTCCTTAGATGGTAGTTTACGTCCTGTGGCTGGGGTTTTACCTATTGCAGCTACAGCCGAGAAAATGGGGATTGCAGGTTTAGTTGTTCCAGTAGATAATGCTCAAGAAGCTTCGGTAGTTGAAGGATTGGCGGTTTACGGTTGCAAAAATATCGCTGAAGTGGTGGATTTGTTGAATAATCCAGGGCGTTACAAACCTGTACAGCCAGATAATTCACAACCGTTACCTAAAACGGCTTATCCTGGTGCAGACTTAAAAGATGTCAAAGGTCAAGCTCATGCTCGTCGGGCTTTGGAAATTGCAGCAGCTGGCGGTCATAATCTTATTTTTGTCGGACCTCCTGGAAGTGGGAAAACGATGTTAGCTCGACGTTTACCGGGAATTTTACCTCCTTTGGAGTTTGCGGAATCTTTAGAAGTGACTCGGATTCACTCGGTGGCTGGGTTGTTGAAAAATCGCGGTTCCTTAGTACGCGATCGCCCTTTTCGCAGTCCTCACCATTCAGCATCAGGTCCTTCTCTAGTTGGTGGTGGTAGCTTTCCCCGTCCTGGAGAGATATCTTTATCACATTTTGGGATCTTATTTCTGGATGAGTTGACAGAATTCAAAAGAGATGTATTAGAATTTCTCCGCCAACCTTTAGAAGATGGTTATGTGACCATTTCCCGCACCAGACAATCTGTAATGTTTCCGGCGCAGTTTACTTTAGTCGCCAGTACAAATCCCTGTCCTTGCGGTTACTATGGCGATACTATTCAACAGTGTACCTGTTCACCCAGACAACGGGAAAATTATTGGGCAAAGCTTTCGGGGCCTTTGATGGATCGCATTGATTTACAAGTTGCAGTTAATCGTTTAAAGCCAGAGGAAATTACCCAACAACCCACGGGAGAAGCTTCAACTTCGGTTTTAGAGAGAGTTACAAAGGCACGCGATCGCGCTGTTAAACGTTTTCAAGGAGAACCAAATCTGCGTTGCAATGCCCAAATGCAAAGTCATCATCTCCAGAAATGGTGCAAGTTAGATGATACTAGCCGCAATTTATTGGAAGCAGCAATTAGAAAATTAGGGTTATCTGCTAGGGCGAGCGATCGCATTCTCAAAGTTGGGCGGACTATTGCAGATTTAGCTGGGGAAGATGAATTAAAAGCCAATCATATAGCCGAAGCAATTCAATACCGCACAATCGATAGGATGCAATAA
- a CDS encoding filamentous hemagglutinin N-terminal domain-containing protein has product MKVTSVCWGVACGILVGGILLPAMAQVTSDATTNTIVNSNGNNFDILNGINQGNNLFHSFSNFSIPTGGSATFDLTNTPNATTIFSRVTGGNVSNIDGLIQTLNSNNPVSLFLMNPNGIMFGQNASLNIGGSFVGTTANSIKFADGTEFSALNPTTQPLLTMSVPIGLQMGQNPGDITVQGSGHRLSGGIFTPTDRSKNPIGLQVSAGNTLALIGGEVKFSGGIAAVNGGGHLEVGSIRDGQVGLNSTMQGWVGDYSKVQEFNDIYLAEQSLLDTNGSNGSIQLQGRNINLSEGSAILIQNLGAQTSGGITVKASESLNLTGNSTDGSIASSLESDNLGAGQGGDISISVGELSMQNGAIISTRTFTQASGGNLTANVAGSINISGFVPSNPVRLSSFRTITLNSANAGNVTVSSGNLRLLNGGALSSGTIGSGQAGTVRVNAADLIEIAGNNSIILSPSLLSSATLSSGNANNTFVNTSRLVIRDGGFLGSTTVATGSAGNVIINASKSVDIQGRGAGSITPSRIVSTAEILDPATQAAFGLPAIPTGNAASLTISTPSLRITDGAFVTVRNDGPGRAGDLLLNANSIFLDNQGAITASTASGNGGDVRLNLQDYLLMRHDSLISATAAGNGNGGNLLINAPVIIGLENSDIIANAVQGRGGNINITTQGIIGLAFRNTLTPRTNLTNDITASSEFNVNGTVQINTVGVDPNSGLVELPANVSDPSQQIATGCTVNEGSSFVAIGRGGIPQNPNQQVWSDRTWSDVRNISAFQTTGNNTAQIPESSATLVQATSWHRNVHGEVELIAASSPVQLPQPSTCAVVTNKPT; this is encoded by the coding sequence ATGAAAGTAACTTCTGTGTGCTGGGGTGTAGCCTGTGGGATCTTAGTAGGTGGAATTTTGCTACCTGCAATGGCTCAGGTGACATCTGACGCGACAACTAACACCATTGTCAACTCCAACGGCAATAATTTTGATATTCTTAATGGTATCAATCAAGGTAATAATTTATTTCATAGCTTTAGTAATTTTTCCATCCCTACAGGTGGTTCGGCAACTTTCGATTTAACAAACACACCAAATGCAACAACTATATTTAGTCGGGTTACAGGTGGGAATGTTTCTAACATTGATGGGTTAATTCAAACTCTCAACAGTAATAATCCTGTGAGTTTGTTTTTGATGAATCCCAACGGGATTATGTTTGGGCAAAATGCTTCGTTGAATATTGGCGGCTCGTTTGTGGGGACGACGGCGAACAGTATTAAGTTTGCCGATGGGACAGAATTTAGTGCCTTAAATCCAACAACACAGCCGTTGTTAACAATGAGTGTGCCAATTGGGTTACAAATGGGGCAAAATCCGGGAGATATTACCGTGCAAGGGAGTGGACACCGCCTGAGCGGCGGAATTTTTACCCCCACAGATCGCAGCAAAAATCCCATTGGGTTACAAGTCAGTGCAGGCAATACGCTGGCACTCATTGGCGGTGAGGTAAAGTTTTCCGGTGGCATTGCAGCCGTTAATGGAGGTGGGCATTTGGAAGTGGGCAGTATTAGGGATGGGCAAGTCGGACTCAATTCCACAATGCAGGGGTGGGTGGGGGATTACTCAAAGGTACAAGAATTCAATGATATCTATCTGGCAGAGCAATCGCTGCTAGATACCAACGGTAGCAACGGCTCGATTCAATTACAAGGGCGAAATATCAACTTGAGTGAGGGTTCAGCTATTTTGATCCAGAACCTTGGCGCACAAACGTCAGGGGGGATTACAGTCAAGGCATCTGAGTCCCTTAACCTCACAGGAAATTCCACCGATGGAAGCATTGCAAGTTCGCTTGAAAGTGACAATTTAGGAGCCGGTCAAGGGGGTGATATTAGCATCTCTGTTGGGGAGCTATCCATGCAAAATGGCGCAATAATCTCTACTCGGACGTTTACCCAAGCATCCGGTGGCAATCTTACAGCCAATGTCGCAGGTTCGATTAATATCAGTGGCTTTGTCCCTAGCAATCCAGTCAGGTTGTCCTCGTTCAGAACAATTACACTTAACTCTGCAAATGCTGGCAATGTTACAGTCTCAAGTGGTAATCTGCGGCTTCTGAATGGTGGTGCATTGTCTTCTGGAACCATAGGCTCAGGACAAGCTGGAACGGTACGAGTTAATGCGGCAGACTTAATTGAAATTGCTGGTAACAACTCAATTATATTGTCACCAAGTCTCTTGAGTTCAGCGACTCTCAGTTCTGGAAATGCCAATAACACCTTTGTCAACACATCCAGATTAGTGATTCGAGACGGTGGATTTCTAGGGTCTACCACCGTTGCTACGGGTTCAGCAGGCAATGTCATAATTAATGCTTCTAAGTCTGTAGATATTCAGGGTAGAGGGGCTGGTTCAATCACACCTAGCCGCATCGTTTCAACTGCGGAGATTCTCGACCCAGCTACTCAAGCTGCCTTTGGACTTCCGGCCATTCCCACGGGGAACGCTGCTTCCCTCACTATTAGCACACCATCATTACGCATCACAGATGGGGCATTTGTGACTGTCAGAAATGATGGGCCAGGTAGAGCAGGAGATTTGCTCCTTAATGCCAACTCTATTTTCCTTGACAACCAAGGTGCTATCACCGCATCAACCGCCTCTGGGAACGGGGGCGATGTCAGATTAAACTTACAAGATTATCTGCTGATGCGTCATGATAGCCTGATTTCCGCCACTGCTGCGGGCAACGGTAATGGTGGCAACCTGTTGATTAACGCACCAGTAATAATTGGGTTAGAAAACAGCGACATCATCGCCAATGCTGTCCAAGGTCGTGGCGGTAACATTAATATCACCACTCAAGGCATTATTGGTCTAGCGTTTCGCAATACCCTCACCCCCAGAACCAACCTCACCAATGACATCACTGCCAGTTCCGAATTCAATGTTAATGGTACAGTGCAAATCAATACTGTAGGCGTTGACCCCAATTCCGGTTTAGTCGAACTACCTGCCAACGTCAGCGATCCATCCCAACAAATTGCTACAGGTTGTACGGTTAACGAAGGTAGTAGTTTTGTCGCCATTGGTAGAGGTGGTATACCCCAAAATCCCAATCAACAAGTTTGGAGCGATCGCACTTGGTCGGATGTCCGTAATATTTCTGCGTTCCAGACAACAGGCAATAACACTGCCCAAATCCCAGAATCTTCAGCAACTCTCGTCCAAGCGACTAGTTGGCATCGTAATGTCCACGGCGAAGTTGAATTAATTGCAGCTTCATCTCCGGTTCAGTTACCGCAACCATCAACTTGTGCTGTTGTTACGAATAAACCAACTTAG